The window CAGGTGGAAATTGCGCTCTCCATGCTATCCTGTACTGGTTCGAGAATGGAAAATACCGTTATACCACGCCCAATCTAACAGTAACTAAAACTGGCCTCAATAGCTTTACCTTTACCGGAACGCTAAATGGCGGGGAAACGATCAGTGGATCTGGAAATTATACGCTGGTACAATGACAATCGGCTAATTCGCAGAAGCATACGGTGATCCACAGTTTTTTAACTTTATAAGGTAAAAAACATTAGTAATTGTTAAAATTTGAGTAATTCTTGAAGAAGGGCGTTTTAAGTTTTGACACAATTTAGCCGTTTTGTAAGCCCGTGTGGATATACCAATCAGATCCTATAAATAACTACCTGGTACGGCCGAACAGTATTGCAGAAAGATAATTATGGTTGAATAAAAATATCTGAAATCATTAATTTCTTTAAACCTCCTAGTTTATGTAAAATTAGGAGGTTTTTTTGATTTTTATTTTGTCAACTTACGCAAGATATCTTCAAAAGACTCAGACAGCAAAAAAAACTTAGTCTTTTTATTCATCTCCATGGCATCCAAAAGCCCTAATGCTTCCAAATGGTCCAAGTCAGTCCTGGCAGTTTGATTAGAGATACCCATCCGGGTCTCGATCTCCCTAACAGTAAGCAACAAATCAGGCTCATCATATATCAGTTTAATGATAATGGCCTGTCACTCGTTTACGCCATTCATCCTTTGGAAGTTTACCAGCTTCCTCTTCTCTGCTATTTTACGCTCGATATATTTGAAAAGGCAAATGTTTTTACTCCGGGTGTATGTGACCCTTTTGAAATTACAATTAGTGAAATAAATAGCTTTATTGTTATTAAGAATATGCAGATTGGTAAAGTATTTTTTCGTAAATGGACTGTTTTTTTTCGCAATACGACGAGTTTTTCCGTCAAAAGTGAATTAGATTTACTTAACCAAATGTAAACGATCCTGTGATAACTGTTTCTCAGTGGAGGCATCCTGCATTTTGATTAATGATTTTATCAGTTCTGTTTGGGGACTCATAAACACAAATATTGAACGGTGGGATAACACCAGATTGATACTGAGATGAAAATATTAAAATTAATACTTCTGTTCGCTTTATGTAGGGTGGGTGCATATGCCGGGCCAGGGAGTATTGCAAGTAAAGCAAGCGTAAGTGCGTCATCCGAAACTGAGCAGGGAAAAGCAAACTGCATCATCGATGGCATTATCAGAACTGATAATAAAGGCGAATGGGTATCGAAAAGTAAGGTTACCTTTTGGGGGCAGATTGATTACCCCTGGGTGCAATTAGACTGGGATAAAGCCCAGGCTATTAATCAGATTATACTCTATGACAGGGCTAGTACAAAATCGCACAATGCAGGGGGGACACTAATCTTTAGTAATGGAACGCGTATTTCGGTATTTGCCATTCCCAATAACGGTGCGCCAAAAGTGATTAGTTTTCCTGAACAAACTGTTAAATGGGTACGCTTCGAGACTACCGATGCTGACGGTGCAGCTATTGGTTTGTCGGAAATTGAGGTTTACCCCGGGCCTTCGCAAATAGTGGAGCCTGTTTCTTGGGTAAATCCATATATCGAATCCAATCGCGGAAGGTACTTTTTCTTTGTAACCGGGAGTCAGCCTTTTGGGATGATTAGTGCAGCTCCATTAACGCGCAATAAAAACCAGTATGGTGGTGGTTATAATTACAATTCTACAGAAGTTTTAGGCTTTCCGCAAATACACTGCTGGATGATGTCAGGCATTACCTTAATGCCCACAACTGGCGCTATTGACCCCAACAAGGGAGAACAGGAATGGAAATCAACCTTTTCGCACGATGGCGAAATTGTGCAGCCAGGCTACCATCGCCTTTATCTGGATAATTACCATACCTGGGTAGAGCAAACCGCTGGCGACAGGGTAAGTTTTTATCGTTTTACCTACACTAAAGATGCGCTGGCTAACGTGCTGGTTAACCTAGGGGGCTATGTTGGCGAGGCAACCATGAATGATGCGCGGATTGAAAAGATCAGTAACACCCGCATAGAAGGTTCTGTAAATACAACAGGCAGATTATGGGGAGGACCCGAAAATGTGCGCGTTTATTTTGCCATTGATTTCGAAAGGCCTTTTGAACATTTAAACGGATGGGATGGAAAACAGCAGTTGGCTGATGTAAACGTATTAAACGGAACCGCCGATAAGACGGCCAGAAACGGTGGTGGAATGAGCTATTATGATGCAGCAACTACAGGCGTATCGGCACAATATCAGGTAAAAGCTGGTGAAAGTATACAATTAAAAGTGGCGGTTTCTTATACCAGTGTTGCAAATGCGAGGCAAAATCTGCAATCAGAAAGCCCACATTGGAATTTTGGTCAGCTTCGCAAAAAGTCCCAGGAGGAGTGGAATGAGATGTTAGGGCGCATTGCCGTAAAGGGCGGAAGCATTGATCAAAAAACAAAGCTGTATACCGATTTATGGCACGTATTACTTGGTCGCCATAAAATCGATGATGTATCGGGCGATTATCCCGATAATACAGATGGCGAAAAGAAAGGGAGTGCTACGGTAAACCTCAGATTTAAAGTAAGGACCTTGCCCAAAGATGAAAATGGTAAGGCAAAATTTCACATGTACAATTCGGATGCTTTTTGGTTAACCCAGTGGAACCTTAATATTCTTTGGGGCCTGGCCTGGCCCGAGGTACTTGATGATTTTTCAGCCTCATTAATCCAGTATGCCCAAAACGGTAAGCTCTTGCCAAGAGGCCCCAGTGGCGGAGGCTACAGTTATATTATGACCGGATGCCCGGCTACGAATCTGATCACCAGTGCTTATCAGCGCGGAATTTTAACCAAAAAGCCTGTGGCAGTTGCTTATCAGGTAATGAAAGATAACCATGCCCCAGGCGGTATGATGGGCGGTGGTGCAGAGGGTATTAAACCAATGGAATTTTACATCACTAACGGATATTATCCTGGCAATGCCGGTATTACGCTTGAAATTGCCTTTCAGGATTGGGCGCTTGGGCAAATGGCAAAAAAAATGGGGAAAACAGCCGATGCAGCATATTTCACAAAACGATCGCAAGGGTGGACTACACTTTTTAATCCCGAGCAAAAATTAATTTTCCCGAAAAAGACCGATGGCAGCTGGCAAACCAAAGATCCCCTTAGCGGAAGTGGCTGGGTAGAAGCAAACGCCTGGCAGGCCACCTGGTCGGTTTCGCATGGTATAAACCAACTTGCTAAATTAATGGGCGGTGCAGATAGCCTTTGCAACAGGCTTAATTATGCCTTCGAAAAAGCCAAAGACCAGGATTTTGTATTTGGCTATGGAGCAGGATATGTAAGTTATGCCAACCAGCCCGGCTGTTCCAATGCGCATGTATTCAATTATGCAGGTCGCCCTGACTTAACCCAGTACTGGGTACGCAGGGTAGCCGAACAGGCTTATGGTGCTGTTACCCCTGATAAGGGGTATGGTGGGCACGATGAAGACCAGGGGCAAATGGGCGGTGTGAGTGCTTTAATGGCGATTGGTTTATTTAGTTTAAACGGCAATACGGCCATAAACCCCACTTACGATATTACCAGCCCGGTTTTTGACGAGGTAACCATTAGATTAAACAATAAGTATTATAAAGGGAAGGAATTTGTGATCAAAACCCATCAAAATTCAAAAGAGAATTGCTACATCCAAAAAGCAAGCTTAAATGGGAAAGATCATAACCAAATCTCTTTTTCGCATGCCGATTTTAGTAAAGGTGGCATTTTGGAGTTGTGGCTTGGGCCCAAGGCTAATTTGTTATGGGCTAGGTAAATTTCTTTAAGTACCGGTAAGGTTTTTTCTCAAAAATCAATTTGATGGAGACTGTGACTGGTATAGAAGAAATTGGACTTAATCCTTATATTTAGATTGATCAGTTTAATAACCAAATAATTACCTTATGAGGAGGCTTTTTTTTATCCTGCTTGGAGCGGTGCTGCTTCTGGCAGCAAGTATATATTCTTACTCATCGGCCGTTAAGCTGCCTGCCGGGGTAAAAGAAGCTTATGATGCTTTACCGGAGAAATTGGATTACAATGTTGATGTGAAGCCAATCCTTTCCGACAAATGTTTTGCTTGCCATGGGCCTGATAAGGCCAAACAGCAGGCCGGGCTCAGGCTGGATATAGCTGAATTTGCCTACGCCGAATTGCCTGAAGATAAAACTAAGGTAGCCATAAAACCGGGGGATCTGGAGGGCAGCGAATTTTTTCACCGCATTCTTTCCGAAGATCCAAAGTATATGATGCCTTCGCCCGAATCGCACCACACGCTTACCACAACCGAAAAAGCAATATTAATTAAATGGATAAAAGATGGGGCAGTTTATAAACCTCACTGGGCATTTGTAAAACCGGTAAAAGTAGCTATACCTGAAGTGGATGAAGGAAATAGGCTTATCTACAATCCAATCGATAATTTTGTGCTGGCAAAACTGGAGCAAAAAAAACTTCAGCCAGCTAAGCAAGCAGGGAAGGAATTGCTGTTACGTCGGGTTTCGCTTGATTTAACCGGCTTGCCGCCTACATTGAAAGAGATTGATGATTTTTTAAAAGACAATTCGTCTAATGCTTACGAAAAACAGGTTGATAGATTATTGAAATCTCCGCATTATGGCGAAAAAATGGCTGTTGATTGGTTGGATGTGGCACGTTATGCCGACTCGCATGGTTACACGATTGACCGGCTGCGGGATATGTCGCCCTATCGCGATTGGGTAATCAAGGCTTTCAATGCCAACTTCCCATATAATAAGTTCTTGCAATGGCAGCTTGCCGGCGACCTCATGCCGCATCCAACACGCGATATGATTACGGCCACGGCTTTTAACCGCAACCATCAGCAAAATATGGAAGGCGGTATAATTGAAGAAGAGTTTCAAACCGAATATGTGATAGACCGCACCAACACTTTTGGCACCGCTATGCTGGCCATGTCTGTAGGCTGTGCAAAATGCCATGATCATAAGTTTGATCCCATATCCCAAAAGAATTACTATCAGCTTTTCAGCTTTTTTAATAATGTAGAGGAAGCAGGGCAAATTTCATTTGACGATGCATTGCCTACACCAACACAACTGCTACCCACCCGCGAAAAGGAGAAAATACTGCAGTTTATTAACCATAATATTCAACAGGAGCGGGATCAAATCAGGTTAAGTACTAATAAAGCTGCTGCGCGTTTTGAGCAATGGTTAAGCACAGGTAATTATAAAAAGCTGGCGCTTAATCAAATTCCTGTTAATGGCCTGCAAGCTTTTTATAGTTTCGATAAGGGTAACTTTACCAGCAGTGTAAACACTAAAGAAACTGGTGTAATGCGGGGAGATAAACCTGCATTTGTAACAAGCGATGGGGGAAGGCACTCTTGTTTAATGGCGATACCTGGCTTGATTTAAATCAGGTTGGTGTTTTCAGTAGGTCCGAGCCTTTTAGTATCGGATTGTGGGTAAACATTCCGAAGCAGCTTACCGAAGGGGTTATTTTTCACAAAGGTAATTCCGAACGTTTATACAATTTCAGGGGCTACCACCTGTATCTTAAAAATAACAGATTGGAACTGAACATGGCGCATACCGCACCATCAAATGCCCTGACCAGGCTCAGTATAGCAGAGGTCCCCCGAAATAAATGGGTTCAGCTTACTGTAACCTACGATGGCTCGTCAAAAGCCGGGGGTACAGATTATATCTGGATGGTGCCGAAATGGAGATGGAAACCACGATGGATCAACTCACAAAAGATATTTTGTTCACTTCTGGCACGCAGCCCGGATTACAAATTGGTGGATGGTCGCGGGGCGGGGCTTTACAGGCGGTAAGGCCGATGATATTGCCGTTTATAACCGTGGCCTGATTCCTTTTGAAATTAAAACACTTGCCAAAAAGACGAGTTGGGCAAGTATTGCCCTTAAAGATAAACAGGCATTAACTGTTGCAGATAAAGCGATACTCAAAGCTTATTATCTGGCAGCGGTTGATCCGGAATTACTCGCTGAAGAACAAAAGTTGAAAGCCCTGCGCCGCACCCTGGCAGATTCGTCAGAAAATATTGCCGAGCTCATGGTGATGCAGGAAATGCCTAAACCCAAAAAAACTTTTCTGCTAAAAAGAGGCAATTACGATATGCCCGGAGAACAGGTTTATCCCGCTACTCCCGAAGCGATATTGCCTTATGCTAAAAATCTGACTAAAAATCGGCTGGGTTTGGCCAGCTGGGTAACTGATATCAACAATCCGCTGACGGCAAGGGTAGCGGTTAACCGCTTGTGGCAAAACTTTTTTGGTGTAGGATTGGTTAAAACCGCTGAAGATTTTGGTAATCAGGGCGAAATGCCCTCTCACCCCGAATTGTTAGACTGGCTGGCTGTTCAGTTCACGGAATCGGGTTGGGATGTAAAGGCTTTGAACAAATTGATCGTCATGTCAGCAACTTACCGGCAGGATTCCCGTGTAAGTAAAGCGGCTGTTGAAAAAGATACAGAAAATCGTTTCCTCTCTCATGGCCCGGCTTATCGTTTAAGTGCGGAAATGATACGTGATAATGCTTTGAAGGCCAGTGGTTTGCTGAATTCAGCAATAGGTGGCAAAAGTGTAAAGCCATACCAACCCGAAGGTTTATGGGAGATCAACAATACCAGTTATACGCCTGATACTGGAAAGGCGGTTTACCGCCGTAGTTTGTATGTGGTTATTAAAAGATCAGTTCCCAATCCTACACTCTCTACATTCGATGCCCCGGCACGCAGTTATTGCATTATGCGACGCCAGCAAACCAATACGCCGTTGCAGGCCCTGGTTACGCTCAACGATCCCACCTTTGTGGAAGCAGCAAGGGTAATTGGAGAGCAGATGAGCCGGGCAAATCAGATCCGTGAGGGGATAAACGATGCCTATCGCAAGCTTACTGGCCGCAGACCCTTGGCGGCAGAAGTTGAAATGCTTTTAAAGGTACAGCAGGCTGAACTTAAAAAATTTAAACAACACCCTGAAAAGAAATATGGCTGGTTAAATACCGGTCAATATAGAGTGGATAAAAAAATAGACGATGCGCTGATTGCCGCCAACACAGTTGTGGCCAGTACCATTTTAAATTCGGACGCATCATTAACCAAAAGATAAACGATATGTCTAATTTTCATCATCACAACGAGGAGTTCAGGTTACACACCCCTGAATTTAACGAACTTAACAAAAAGCTCGACAGGCGGGAGTTTTTAACCAAAACATCGCTGGGCATAGGGGCACTCGCTGTTGGATCGTTATTTGGGAATAGTCTTTTCGGTAATTTGACTAAAACAGTAGCTACACCATCAGGGGGCGATTTGGAGGCAGATATTTTAAGGGCATTGCCGCATTTTGCGCCTAAGGCTAAAAGAGTGGTATATCTGTTTCAAAGTGGCGGACCATCGCAATTTGAGCTTTTTGACTATAAGCCTAAGTTAGTAGATAGGTTTGGTCAAAACCTGCCCGATTCGGTGCGGCAAGGTCAGCGCCTTACCGGGATGAGTGCTAACCAAAGCGCTTTGCCCATGGTGCCGGCCTTTTGTAAATTTAACCAGCACGGCCAAAGCGGAACATGGATAAGTGAGCTGATGCCGCATACTGCACAAGTGGTCGATGAGCTTTGCATCATCAAGTCTATGCATTCTGAGGCCATTAATCACGATCCTGCCATTACCTTTTTTCAAACCGGCAATCAGTTGCCCGGTAGGCCATCAATAGGTTCGTGGCTCAGCTATGGCTTGGGGTCCGATAATCAGAACCTGCCTACCTTTATCGTACTGGTATCTAAAAACGGACAAAAAGACCAGCCATTATATTCGAGGCTTTGGGGAATGGTTTTCTGCCTTCGTGCCATCAGGGGGTGCAGTTCAGGGCTGGTAAAGACCCAGTTCTCTATTTAAATAATCCGGAAGGTTATGATGGTAAAGACCGAAAGGAAATGCTGGGGTACCTGTCAAAATTAAATCAGTTACAGAATCAGGCCTATGGCGATCCAGAGGTCGAAACACGTATAGCGCAATATGAAATGGCCTACCGGATGCAAACCTCTGTACCTGATGTTATGAGTACTGCTGATGAACCTGATGAGGTTTTTGAAATGTATGGTGCAGATAGCCGTGATTCGGGAACGTATGCTGCCAATTGTCTGCTCGCGCGAAAGCTGTTAGAGAAAGATGTGAAATTTGTACAGTTGTACCATCAGGGCTGGGATCAGCACAGCGGTTTACCAGGTGGTATTACCACACAATGTAAAGCAACCGATCAGGCCACTGCTGCGCTCATTAAAGATTTAAAGCAGCGGGGTTTACTGGAAGATACACTGGTGATATGGGGCGGAGAATTTGGGCGTACCGTGTATTCACAGGGCAAACTCACTGCCAACGATTACGGACGCGACCATCACCCCCGTTGTTTTACTATGTGGATGGCTGGGGCAGGAGTAAAGCCAGGAATAACTTATGGC is drawn from Pedobacter sp. HDW13 and contains these coding sequences:
- a CDS encoding DUF1549 domain-containing protein; the protein is MRRLFFILLGAVLLLAASIYSYSSAVKLPAGVKEAYDALPEKLDYNVDVKPILSDKCFACHGPDKAKQQAGLRLDIAEFAYAELPEDKTKVAIKPGDLEGSEFFHRILSEDPKYMMPSPESHHTLTTTEKAILIKWIKDGAVYKPHWAFVKPVKVAIPEVDEGNRLIYNPIDNFVLAKLEQKKLQPAKQAGKELLLRRVSLDLTGLPPTLKEIDDFLKDNSSNAYEKQVDRLLKSPHYGEKMAVDWLDVARYADSHGYTIDRLRDMSPYRDWVIKAFNANFPYNKFLQWQLAGDLMPHPTRDMITATAFNRNHQQNMEGGIIEEEFQTEYVIDRTNTFGTAMLAMSVGCAKCHDHKFDPISQKNYYQLFSFFNNVEEAGQISFDDALPTPTQLLPTREKEKILQFINHNIQQERDQIRLSTNKAAARFEQWLSTGNYKKLALNQIPVNGLQAFYSFDKGNFTSSVNTKETGVMRGDKPAFVTSDGGRHSCLMAIPGLI
- a CDS encoding GH92 family glycosyl hydrolase; its protein translation is MKILKLILLFALCRVGAYAGPGSIASKASVSASSETEQGKANCIIDGIIRTDNKGEWVSKSKVTFWGQIDYPWVQLDWDKAQAINQIILYDRASTKSHNAGGTLIFSNGTRISVFAIPNNGAPKVISFPEQTVKWVRFETTDADGAAIGLSEIEVYPGPSQIVEPVSWVNPYIESNRGRYFFFVTGSQPFGMISAAPLTRNKNQYGGGYNYNSTEVLGFPQIHCWMMSGITLMPTTGAIDPNKGEQEWKSTFSHDGEIVQPGYHRLYLDNYHTWVEQTAGDRVSFYRFTYTKDALANVLVNLGGYVGEATMNDARIEKISNTRIEGSVNTTGRLWGGPENVRVYFAIDFERPFEHLNGWDGKQQLADVNVLNGTADKTARNGGGMSYYDAATTGVSAQYQVKAGESIQLKVAVSYTSVANARQNLQSESPHWNFGQLRKKSQEEWNEMLGRIAVKGGSIDQKTKLYTDLWHVLLGRHKIDDVSGDYPDNTDGEKKGSATVNLRFKVRTLPKDENGKAKFHMYNSDAFWLTQWNLNILWGLAWPEVLDDFSASLIQYAQNGKLLPRGPSGGGYSYIMTGCPATNLITSAYQRGILTKKPVAVAYQVMKDNHAPGGMMGGGAEGIKPMEFYITNGYYPGNAGITLEIAFQDWALGQMAKKMGKTADAAYFTKRSQGWTTLFNPEQKLIFPKKTDGSWQTKDPLSGSGWVEANAWQATWSVSHGINQLAKLMGGADSLCNRLNYAFEKAKDQDFVFGYGAGYVSYANQPGCSNAHVFNYAGRPDLTQYWVRRVAEQAYGAVTPDKGYGGHDEDQGQMGGVSALMAIGLFSLNGNTAINPTYDITSPVFDEVTIRLNNKYYKGKEFVIKTHQNSKENCYIQKASLNGKDHNQISFSHADFSKGGILELWLGPKANLLWAR
- a CDS encoding LamG-like jellyroll fold domain-containing protein, which translates into the protein MFNGDTWLDLNQVGVFSRSEPFSIGLWVNIPKQLTEGVIFHKGNSERLYNFRGYHLYLKNNRLELNMAHTAPSNALTRLSIAEVPRNKWVQLTVTYDGSSKAGGTDYIWMVPKWRWKPRWINSQKIFCSLLARSPDYKLVDGRGAGLYRR
- a CDS encoding DeoR family transcriptional regulator encodes the protein MLLTVREIETRMGISNQTARTDLDHLEALGLLDAMEMNKKTKFFLLSESFEDILRKLTK
- a CDS encoding DUF1553 domain-containing protein translates to MVAGRGFTGGKADDIAVYNRGLIPFEIKTLAKKTSWASIALKDKQALTVADKAILKAYYLAAVDPELLAEEQKLKALRRTLADSSENIAELMVMQEMPKPKKTFLLKRGNYDMPGEQVYPATPEAILPYAKNLTKNRLGLASWVTDINNPLTARVAVNRLWQNFFGVGLVKTAEDFGNQGEMPSHPELLDWLAVQFTESGWDVKALNKLIVMSATYRQDSRVSKAAVEKDTENRFLSHGPAYRLSAEMIRDNALKASGLLNSAIGGKSVKPYQPEGLWEINNTSYTPDTGKAVYRRSLYVVIKRSVPNPTLSTFDAPARSYCIMRRQQTNTPLQALVTLNDPTFVEAARVIGEQMSRANQIREGINDAYRKLTGRRPLAAEVEMLLKVQQAELKKFKQHPEKKYGWLNTGQYRVDKKIDDALIAANTVVASTILNSDASLTKR